The region GTCAACTATGTGACCCGTAAACCTCCTGAAAAACCTACGTTTAATGCCAAGGTGATCGGAGGAATGAACGGTTATGCCTCCAGCCTTTTGCAATACGGTGGAACCAATCAGACTACGAATACCGGTTATGATATTTCATATATGCGGAACCAAGGAAATGGTTTTAGGGATTACCAAGGTTTCAGAGTAAACGACTTAAACTTAAAGTTGATCCAGAAATTAGGGGAGAAGGATTCAGTTTTTCTAAAATACCAATCCTACCAACAAGAGGCTCAATCCACTTATTTAGGACTGACCCAAGGTTTGTATTGGAAAAATCCAAGGATTAATCCCGCTAGATACGACCAAAAGTCCATCGATAGGCAAGCTGCAGTTATAGGTCACGATCATACTTTTAATGAAAATTGGAAGATGATCACAAGAGCGTATTGGACAAATGTCGGTTTCTTATTTCGCCAAGAATCATATTCTTATAATAATCTGACAGAATTCGGTTTTCCTGCAAGACCTCCTGAAAATGCGGTCGGAGTTTATGCTCCGGATATTATAGGGAACCAACCGGGAGATGTGATTTACATGTTAAATTCCACTCCGAACAGACATTCTTTCTTTAAGACAGGAGGTCTGGAAACAAAGGTAGAAGGTAAATTTAATACATTCGGTTTGGATCATGAGATCGCTTTCGGTGCAAGAATGCATTACGAATCGGTTAATGCTGCGAATAATGTATTTCCTTATCCAACTCTTACAAAAGGACTTACCACCCAACAGCAGAATCGTAATGCAAGAGCGTATGCTTTGTATGTGCAAGATTCTATCAAGGTTACTGATAAGTTCAAGGTGATCCCCGGAGTTCGTTACGAACATATCTTCCAAGGTGTTTATACTCATAGAAGACTTGCGACTGCGGATGATGTGACTAAGGGATACGCAAATACAGTTGGGCAATCCATCTTAGTAAATGATGCAAACGAAACCTATACTAAAGTGGTTCTGCCCGGGATAGGTCTTACGTTTGATATTACGGAGAAGTTTATCTGGTTTGCAGGTGCACATACCGCATTTTCTCCTCCTACATTCTCTACCGTTCAAAACCCTGCTTTAGGTTTAGGTTATAAACTCAGCGCTGAAAGATCCAATAACTATGAGACAGGTTTTAGGGGAAATATTACCCGCTACTTCTACACTCAAGTCAGTACATATGCATTATATTTTTCGAATCAAATTGTGAATACAAACGAAGCAGGTTCCGGATTGGGAGCAGTTCCGATCAACGCAGGAAGGTCTGTAAACAGAGGTGTTGAAAGTAATTTTGTTTTCGACTTCGGGAAATTTGCAGAGTCTAAATGGGAAATCCCTCTAGAGTTTACTTATTCTTATACGAAAGCGATCTCTACCACTTACGTTCCAGTTGGCACGATACAAAATGCTGACGGTACCGTAAGTATCACGAATCAACCTTTGTATGCGATTAACTCCGCAGGGAATCTGATTAAGGTAAACACAAACGGAAATTATCTGCCTTACGTTCCGATGAATGTTTTTATAGGTGCGATCGGAGTGAAGAGCCCATCCGGATTTTACGCCAGAGTGGAATATCAGTATTTTGATAAACAATATTCTGATTTGCAGAATACTAAAAACCAAAGTACTGATGGAAGCCAAGGTGTGGTTCCCGCTTATGGAATTTGGAATGCTGACTTCGGGTATGAAGCACCCGGAGGAAGATGGTCCATCTTCGTAAACGGAAAAAATTTAGAAGATAGAGTATATATTTCCGGAAGACTTCCTGTTGGGATCCAACAAGGACCATACAGACAAATCAATATCGGAGCTACTTTAAAGCTGGATTAAAATCGGACGGGAGATGAAAATGTCTCTCGGAAGATGAATCAGAGAACTTCCCAAGCTGCAAATCTTCTCTCCGGATATAAACCTGCTCCTGGAGTCTATGACGAGCTATGCCTCCCTGACGGAAAGTCCAGGGAAAAATATGAATTTTTACTTCGCACTTTAAATCATCTAGGCGGAGCCGAATTAAGAAGACGCAAAGAAGATAGTCTCCGGATCCTGAAGGAAAGCGGTGTAACGTATAATGTTTACGGAGACGAAAGAGAAAGGGCATGGGGGCTTGATCTTTTTCCTCTTCTCATGGATAGCAAAGAATGGGACGGGATCGAAAGAGGTCTCTCCCAAAGATCCGAACTACTTAACGAAATTCTAAAGGATGTTTACGGTCCTAAAAGATCCTTATACGAAAAAAAGATCCCCCACGAAGTCTTATTCCAATCAGGTGGATTTTTAAGAGCCTGCGCTCCTGTTTATGATTTTACAAATTTCCGTTTAGCATTC is a window of Leptospira hartskeerlii DNA encoding:
- a CDS encoding TonB-dependent receptor family protein, with product MSQKRFRSSLIICILIFSNSFLFSQPNGNTGTNGTSSETEQEASKQEETIAEKKRRFLESGQINVIGAKDDDIKKIPGSANVIGKKILKETNPIDSMEALRRVPGATIRYQDAVGLTPNIAFRGVSNEESRKTLILEDGVFTSLSPYGQPESYFVPHIDRMERVEVVKGSGSILFGPTTLGGIVNYVTRKPPEKPTFNAKVIGGMNGYASSLLQYGGTNQTTNTGYDISYMRNQGNGFRDYQGFRVNDLNLKLIQKLGEKDSVFLKYQSYQQEAQSTYLGLTQGLYWKNPRINPARYDQKSIDRQAAVIGHDHTFNENWKMITRAYWTNVGFLFRQESYSYNNLTEFGFPARPPENAVGVYAPDIIGNQPGDVIYMLNSTPNRHSFFKTGGLETKVEGKFNTFGLDHEIAFGARMHYESVNAANNVFPYPTLTKGLTTQQQNRNARAYALYVQDSIKVTDKFKVIPGVRYEHIFQGVYTHRRLATADDVTKGYANTVGQSILVNDANETYTKVVLPGIGLTFDITEKFIWFAGAHTAFSPPTFSTVQNPALGLGYKLSAERSNNYETGFRGNITRYFYTQVSTYALYFSNQIVNTNEAGSGLGAVPINAGRSVNRGVESNFVFDFGKFAESKWEIPLEFTYSYTKAISTTYVPVGTIQNADGTVSITNQPLYAINSAGNLIKVNTNGNYLPYVPMNVFIGAIGVKSPSGFYARVEYQYFDKQYSDLQNTKNQSTDGSQGVVPAYGIWNADFGYEAPGGRWSIFVNGKNLEDRVYISGRLPVGIQQGPYRQINIGATLKLD